One Vicinamibacterales bacterium DNA segment encodes these proteins:
- a CDS encoding AAA family ATPase — protein MARPVLYVLAGVNGAGKSSIGGHLLTRAGLDWFNPDTFARELMASTSCDLESANAHAWTESVRRLDEAVAQGQSYAFETTLGGRTVAARIQAATDTHDVIIWFCGLDSPERHLQRVRARVSQGGHDIPEAKIRARYPRAQRNVIALMPHVAHMRVYDNSTEAATGFPVPDPLLVMEWEHGHLVHPPAHDPAALGRTPEWAKALVEAALSLDLLKVKGENAI, from the coding sequence ATGGCGCGGCCGGTCCTGTACGTGCTGGCCGGCGTGAACGGTGCGGGCAAGAGCTCAATCGGCGGTCACCTGCTGACGCGCGCCGGTCTGGACTGGTTCAACCCCGACACGTTTGCACGCGAACTGATGGCGAGCACCAGCTGCGACCTGGAGTCGGCCAACGCACACGCGTGGACCGAGAGCGTGCGCCGGCTCGACGAAGCGGTGGCGCAGGGACAATCGTACGCGTTCGAGACCACCCTGGGCGGCCGCACCGTTGCCGCGCGAATTCAGGCGGCCACCGACACGCACGACGTGATCATCTGGTTCTGCGGGCTGGATTCTCCTGAGCGGCACCTGCAGCGGGTGCGTGCCCGCGTGTCTCAGGGTGGCCACGACATTCCCGAAGCGAAGATCCGGGCCCGCTATCCACGGGCCCAGCGCAACGTGATCGCCCTGATGCCACACGTGGCCCATATGCGCGTGTACGACAACTCCACGGAAGCGGCGACCGGCTTCCCGGTCCCCGATCCGTTGCTCGTGATGGAGTGGGAACATGGGCATCTCGTGCACCCTCCTGCGCACGACCCGGCCGCCCTCGGGCGCACGCCTGAATGGGCCAAGGCGTTGGTCGAAGCCGCGTTATCGCTCGACTTGCTGAAGGTCAAGGGCGAAAACGCGATATAA